TGGGAACTGTTGCATTCACGCGGCGGTGGCCTTCCGTTCCAGTCCGCGGGGGGTACCGGACGATTTCATTGCATGCTACGCCAGCGTTTCGCCCGGGCTCCTGACTGTCCACAGCCTGTGGGAAAAGTCCGGAGGGGGCACGGGGGAGACCGGTGAACCGTGTGGGCCGGGGCTGCGCTCTGCGTGATGATCGTCCCATGACAGACACAGCAGACACGGACGAGCAGTCGCCATCGGGATCGCCGTCGGAGTCGGAATCGGAATCGAAGTCGGCGCAGCGGCTGCGCAGGCTGAATGCCTGGCGCGCGGCCGAGCGGGCCTTGATCAGGCCGCCCATGGACCTGTCGCTCGGTGAACGGCTGGCCGCACTGGCGGCGGGGGCCGGGACGGTCACCGATCCCGACCGCCCCGCGGACATCTACGGCGACGGCGTCGTCGCCGAGCTGGAGGGGCGGATCGCGGGCCTGCTGGGCACGGAGGCCGCCGCGTTCTTCCCGACCGGGACGATGGCGCAGCAGGTCGCGCTGCGGTGCTGGGCCGGACGGACCGGCAACTCCACGGTGGCGCTGCATCCCCTGGCACACCCCGAGGTGCACGAGCGCGGCGCGCTGGGAGCGGTGAGCGGGCTGCGTACCGTCCATCCGACGTCCGAGCCCCGGCTGCCCACGGCGCAGGAGATCCATGACTTCGCCGAGCCGTTCGGCACGATGATGCTGGAGCTGCCGTTGCGCGATGCCGGTTTCGTCCTGCCGACGTGGGAGGAGCTGGAGGCCGTCGTGGCGGCCGCGCGGGAACGCGATGCAGTGGTGCACTTCGACGGCGCGCGGCTGTGGGAGTGCGCCTCCCACTTCGGGCGGGAGCTGCCGGAGATCGCGGCGCTCGCGGACAGTGTGTACGTCTCGTTCTACAAGACGCTCGGCGGCATTTCCGGGGCCGCGCTGGCCGGTTCCGAGTCGCTGATCGAGGAGGCCCGCACCTGGCGCCACCGGTACGGCGGACAGCTCTTCCAGCAGTTCCCGGCGGCGCTCGCCGCACTGATCGGCCTCGACCAGGAGCTGCCGCAGCTGCCTTCGTACGTGGCACGGGCGAAGGTGGTGGCCGGGGCGCTGGCCGAGGGCTTCTCGGCGGCGGGCGTCGGCTGGTTCCGGGTGCATCCGGATCCGCCGCACACGCACCAGTTCCGGGTGTGGCTGCCGTACGGGGCGGATGCCCTGACGGAGGCGGCGGTGCGGCAGGCGGAG
This sequence is a window from Streptomyces sp. NBC_01217. Protein-coding genes within it:
- a CDS encoding threonine aldolase family protein; translation: MTDTADTDEQSPSGSPSESESESKSAQRLRRLNAWRAAERALIRPPMDLSLGERLAALAAGAGTVTDPDRPADIYGDGVVAELEGRIAGLLGTEAAAFFPTGTMAQQVALRCWAGRTGNSTVALHPLAHPEVHERGALGAVSGLRTVHPTSEPRLPTAQEIHDFAEPFGTMMLELPLRDAGFVLPTWEELEAVVAAARERDAVVHFDGARLWECASHFGRELPEIAALADSVYVSFYKTLGGISGAALAGSESLIEEARTWRHRYGGQLFQQFPAALAALIGLDQELPQLPSYVARAKVVAGALAEGFSAAGVGWFRVHPDPPHTHQFRVWLPYGADALTEAAVRQAEETGVALFRVWHPAAAGPPGVSLTEVTVGREGLEWTAQDVRGAVAEFLKRVA